One window of Salegentibacter sp. Hel_I_6 genomic DNA carries:
- a CDS encoding HipA N-terminal domain-containing protein: MRQAKIYYQELLAGILTETDEGEYQFQYEINYVDKYPDQFITFTMPIRKEPYVEKRLFPFFEGLIPEGWLLDIASKNWKINRNDRMGLLLACCKNCIGAVSVHPIVTENAE; the protein is encoded by the coding sequence ATGAGACAGGCAAAAATTTATTATCAGGAACTTCTAGCAGGTATTTTAACCGAAACCGATGAAGGAGAATATCAATTTCAATATGAAATTAATTACGTTGATAAATATCCTGATCAATTTATCACGTTTACGATGCCGATTAGAAAAGAACCTTATGTAGAAAAACGGCTTTTTCCTTTTTTTGAAGGTCTTATCCCGGAAGGATGGCTTCTAGATATAGCCTCAAAAAACTGGAAAATCAACCGTAATGACCGAATGGGACTATTATTAGCTTGTTGCAAAAATTGTATAGGTGCGGTCAGTGTTCACCCAATAGTTACAGAAAATGCAGAATAG
- a CDS encoding type II toxin-antitoxin system Y4mF family antitoxin, with protein sequence MKNLSEFLKQKRKENQLTQEEFAERAGVALTVVRKIEQGKENLNMEKVNQVLKMFGHVLAPVDQNDISQT encoded by the coding sequence ATGAAGAATCTCTCAGAGTTTTTAAAACAAAAGCGAAAAGAAAACCAACTCACCCAGGAAGAATTTGCCGAAAGGGCTGGTGTAGCTTTGACCGTTGTGAGAAAAATAGAACAGGGAAAAGAAAACCTGAATATGGAAAAGGTAAATCAGGTGCTAAAGATGTTTGGACATGTACTTGCTCCGGTAGACCAAAATGATATTTCTCAAACTTAA
- a CDS encoding HipA domain-containing protein, whose amino-acid sequence MQNRCLYCYKELADTDPKDFHPNCSVNFFGTEIPPQLEYSLDQMVDLAKNVVERRIAVPGVQPKLSLSFTDKALASENNRLTVVGALGGNYILKPPSTVFAEMPQNEHFTMRMAESFGIRTVSSSLIRLKSGELAYITKRIDRTLNNEKIHMLDMFQILEAFDKYKGSMEKVGRAIGTYSSNTLLDKLYFFEIAVFSFLTGNNDMHLKNFSLIKRSREWVLSPAYDLLNVAIVNPEDDEELALTLAGKRKKLAKKHFVSLGEKLELNKKQIDGVFKRFIKNKKKALSLLEDSFLSSEYKQKYSDLLEQRYSKLD is encoded by the coding sequence ATGCAGAATAGATGTCTATATTGTTATAAGGAACTGGCAGATACAGATCCTAAAGATTTTCACCCTAATTGCAGTGTAAATTTCTTTGGTACTGAAATTCCGCCTCAGCTGGAATATTCCCTGGATCAAATGGTAGACCTGGCAAAAAATGTGGTAGAAAGAAGAATAGCAGTTCCTGGGGTACAACCTAAACTTTCTTTATCCTTCACCGATAAAGCACTAGCATCGGAAAATAACAGGTTAACAGTGGTAGGAGCGCTCGGAGGAAATTATATCTTAAAACCACCCTCTACAGTTTTTGCTGAAATGCCGCAAAACGAACATTTCACAATGCGTATGGCAGAAAGCTTTGGAATAAGAACGGTTTCTTCAAGTTTAATAAGATTAAAATCTGGAGAGTTAGCTTATATCACAAAGAGAATAGATCGGACACTTAATAATGAAAAGATTCATATGCTCGATATGTTTCAGATCCTGGAGGCGTTTGATAAATACAAAGGTTCGATGGAGAAAGTAGGAAGGGCAATAGGGACTTATTCCTCTAACACCTTACTCGATAAACTTTATTTTTTTGAAATAGCTGTATTTAGTTTTCTCACGGGGAATAACGATATGCACCTGAAAAACTTTTCTTTAATAAAACGAAGTAGAGAATGGGTCTTGTCCCCTGCCTATGATCTTTTAAATGTAGCTATAGTTAACCCAGAAGATGATGAAGAGCTGGCGCTAACTCTTGCAGGAAAGCGGAAAAAGTTGGCAAAAAAACATTTTGTGAGTCTGGGAGAGAAACTGGAATTGAACAAAAAGCAGATTGATGGAGTATTTAAAAGATTCATTAAAAATAAAAAGAAA
- a CDS encoding helix-turn-helix domain-containing protein codes for MNELKMLEQLDRIEKLVRAQKAVLTFDQACDYTGISRSYMYKLTARGEIPFSKPKGKLIFFSREKLDSWLLNNCHSSKDEIKRGAVEYTFRNRRF; via the coding sequence ATGAACGAACTAAAAATGTTAGAGCAACTGGACCGTATAGAGAAATTAGTCCGCGCTCAGAAAGCCGTATTGACTTTTGACCAGGCCTGTGATTATACAGGAATTTCAAGAAGTTATATGTACAAACTTACCGCCAGGGGGGAAATTCCATTTTCTAAACCCAAGGGTAAATTGATCTTCTTCTCTCGTGAAAAACTGGATAGCTGGCTACTTAATAATTGTCATTCTTCTAAAGATGAAATTAAGAGGGGAGCAGTAGAATATACCTTCAGAAATAGAAGGTTTTAA